One window of Toxotes jaculatrix isolate fToxJac2 chromosome 19, fToxJac2.pri, whole genome shotgun sequence genomic DNA carries:
- the LOC121199584 gene encoding gap junction Cx32.2 protein-like, translating to MGDWSYLSSLLDKVQSHSTVVGKVWMSVLFLFRIFVLGSAADKVWGDEVSEFYCDTLEPGCEHACYNWMFPISYVHYWVLQITFVSTPTLIYLGHAVHIIHKEKRMKEHLRDSPNGNALKKPKYTDERGKVKITGILFYTYITQLVVKILVEVGFTLGQFFILGPVFIVSYFHCTLSPPCAKFTGAQCYISRPTEKTIFIFFMLVVSGLSVLLNIIEIIYLLCKKRRDARKKLLSNEHALNLEPYPSNPAWGGVSSQYGGYPLPPLSSQHLTNLCNDDKHMDSINKEKDT from the coding sequence ATGGGCGACTGGTCTTACCTGTCGTCATTGCTAGACAAGGTCCAGTCTCACTCCACTGTGGTGGGGAAGGTCTGGATGAGCGTCCTCTTCCTGTTCAGGATCTTTGTCCTGGGCTCTGCTGCTGACAAAGTCTGGGGAGATGAAGTGTCGGAGTTCTACTGTGACACCCTGGAACCAGGATGCGAACATGCCTGCTACAACTGGATGTTCCCAATATCCTATGTTCATTACTGGGTCCTGCAGATCACCTTTGTGTCAACACCCACCCTGATCTACCTGGGCCATGCTGTCCACATCATCCACAAAGAGAAGAGGATGAAGGAGCACCTGCGGGACAGCCCTAATGGAAATGCACTGAAGAAACCCAAGTATACCGATGAGAGAGGGAAGGTAAAGATAACAGGCATCCTCTTCTACACTTACATCACCCAGCTGGTAGTTAAGATCCTCGTGGAGGTGGGATTCACCTTGGGCCAGTTCTTCATCTTGGGCCCTGTGTTCATTGTCTCCTATTTCCACTGTACTTTGTCTCCACCTTGTGCCAAATTCACCGGTGCCCAGTGTTACATTTCACGTCCCACAGAGAAGACaatcttcatcttcttcatgCTTGTAGTCTCAGGACTTTCAGTGCTCCTCAACATCATTGAGATAATTTACCTGCTCTGTAAAAAGAGGAGAGATGCTAGGAAAAAGCTCCTTAGTAACGAGCATGCGCTCAATTTAGAGCCATACCCATCCAACCCAGCTTGGGGGGGCGTGAGCAGCCAGTATGGAGGCTACCCACTCCCACCTCTGTCTTCTCAGCATCTGACAAACCTCTGCAATGATGACAAACACATGGACTCCATCAATAAAGAAAAGGACACCTGA